From Salvelinus sp. IW2-2015 linkage group LG18, ASM291031v2, whole genome shotgun sequence, a single genomic window includes:
- the LOC111978542 gene encoding NK1 transcription factor-related protein 2: MLDSKDSNVKMTSSHRISFSIIDILDPKKFNSKKKSELSPTKDTLPLLNAGQAHLEADTGADGEQPLERMEAGEHTKTDRSSSADLKHQVTVSNPLLVHSATEPEEQIEGDVDSISSSAETSATHDLLPHKRRRSDLGCAKPRRARTAFTYEQLVALENKFRSTRYLSVCERLNLALSLSLTETQVKIWFQNRRTKWKKQNPGADSTMPPGSNSLVSVNPSPVTCVSGSANYQTFPSFSSGNMIFHTDGAVPLSSTGGMLHPFLPNGYHLQPSYFTPHL, translated from the exons ATGTTGGATTCCAAGGATTCTAATGTGAAAATGACATCTAGTCATAGGATTTCTTTTTCTATAATTGACATATTGGACCCAAAGAAATTTAATAGCAAGAAGAAAAGCGAACTTTCTCCAACAAAGGACACGCTTCCTTTGCTGAACGCAGGACAGGCACATTTAGAAGCGGACACTGGCGCAGATGGAGAGCAGCCACTTGAGCGCATGGAAGCAG GCGAACACACAAAGACTGACCGCTCAAGTAGCGCAGATCTCAAGCACCAGGTAACCGTCAGCAACCCACTTTTAGTACACTCAGCGACTGAGCCAGAGGAGCAAATAGAGGGGGACGTGGACAGCATCAGCAGCAGCGCCGAAACTTCAGCCACACATGACCTCTTGCCCCACAAACGGCGGCGCTCGGATCTTGGTTGTGCCAAGCCGCGACGCGCAAGAACTGCCTTCACCTATGAACAACTGGTGGCTCTGGAAAACAAATTCCGCTCTACGAGATACCTGTCCGTGTGTGAGAGACTCAACCTGGCTCTGTCCCTCAGCCTCACTGAGACGCAGGTCAAGATCTGGTTCCAGAACAGAAGAACCAAGTGGAAGAAACAGAACCCGGGCGCGGACAGCACAATGCCACCCGGGTCCAACTCTTTGGTCAGTGTCAACCCAAGCCCTGTGACTTGTGTGTCAGGTTCAGCCAATTATCAAACTTTCCCGTCTTTCAGCTCTGGGAACATGATCTTTCATACTGATGGTGCGGTTCCTTTGTCGTCCACTGGAGGGATGTTACATCCCTTCTTACCCAATGGTTATCATCTCCAGCCGTCTTACTTTACTCCACATTTATGA